In the bacterium genome, one interval contains:
- a CDS encoding CAP domain-containing protein has protein sequence MREWTLRFCIVALAAYSAGYVACAADGEDSTLFDADDDTADGDDDDDDDFDDTECSGGNNQCGIDYDCNPGCDASQEGCQMAIMINDDREANPAESDCAPAIRWHDGLAAVALAHSQDMCDRQFFEHENPDGQDPFDRMSAAGISFFAAGENIAMGTDGAFDVQDLQNQFMNEPQCVANHRGIILSRDLTHVGIGVYHCDDGNMYVTQDFATFDQDAIRDDPHEFCG, from the coding sequence ATGCGTGAGTGGACTTTGAGGTTCTGTATCGTCGCGCTTGCCGCATACAGCGCCGGGTACGTGGCGTGCGCCGCGGATGGCGAGGATTCGACGCTGTTCGACGCGGACGATGACACGGCGGACGGCGACGACGACGACGATGACGACTTCGACGACACCGAGTGCTCGGGCGGCAACAATCAGTGCGGGATCGACTACGACTGCAACCCCGGCTGCGACGCTTCGCAAGAGGGCTGCCAGATGGCCATCATGATCAACGACGACCGCGAGGCGAACCCCGCCGAGAGCGACTGCGCGCCGGCGATTCGCTGGCACGACGGCCTCGCGGCGGTCGCGCTCGCGCACTCGCAGGACATGTGCGACCGGCAGTTCTTCGAGCACGAAAACCCCGACGGCCAGGACCCGTTTGATCGTATGAGCGCGGCGGGCATTTCGTTTTTCGCGGCGGGCGAGAACATCGCGATGGGCACCGACGGCGCGTTCGACGTGCAGGACCTTCAGAATCAATTCATGAACGAACCGCAATGCGTAGCAAATCATCGCGGCATCATTTTGAGCCGCGACCTGACGCACGTCGGCATCGGCGTGTATCATTGCGACGATGGCAACATGTACGTGACGCAGGATTTCGCCACGTTCGACCAGGACGCCATTCGCGACGATCCGCACGAATTTTGCGGCTGA